The Fibrobacter sp. UWB5 genomic sequence TTTTACGGCGTCGACGTCGAAAGACTTGGAGACGGTTGCAGAAACGTAAATTTCTTGAACGGACTGCTCGTTGAACAGGTATTCGTCAGAATCGGTACAGGCGACAAACGCCAAAATCAATAGACCTAGGGCGGCAAGACGTTTCATTCTGCCTCCAAGGCGTCTATGACGAAAAATTCCTGCTTGTCGGTAGAATCCTTGTCGCCGAGGGAATCCGCGACCAGAATGCGGAAGGTGTGGCGGCCTTCGCCAAAGCCCGATTGTATGACTTGTTGCAGTTCTCCCACCTGGTACTGGGTTCCGTCGATTTCGAGGACGTTTTCGAGGCCTTTGCTGCCGTCGCGGTCAAAGGACTGCCAAGAAAACAGGAACGGTGTGTGGCTGTTGCCGTACAGCGTGTCGCCATCGGCCGGAATGGTTTCGGCCAAAATCTGCGGCGGGTTATTGACGTTGACGGAGAACGTGGTCTCGAGCGTGTTGCCCTCTTCGTCCTTAATGACAAGCCGGTTGGGAATAAAGTTCTTTGACAAGAAACTGGAGGTCATGTAGGTGGTGCTGATGGTGTAGGTCGCACCGCTGTCCAGAATATCGTCGTCGTTGTACCAGTAGTACTTGATTTTGTTCTTGTACTTGCTTGGCGTGACTTCGGCAATCAGCTCGGCTTGCTCGTTGGAATTGATCTTGATGGGTTCTTCGATCGCTTCGTCGAATTGCTTTGCGAAGACGCTCACGTTTGAAATTTTTTGAACGTCGTTTGGAGCATGGGGAACATGCAGACATGCCGAAAAAAGGACGCCCGCCGCAAAAGCAAGGCTAATGTCCAAAAGGCTCCGATTGTTCTTACTCAATAAACTCACCTTGTTAAAGATAACTATATTCGTAAATATGAGTACCGAAAATTTTGAATATAAAACCGCAATGGAGCGTTTAGAGAATATCTTGGAGCGAATTGACAACTCCGAGATGGAAATCGACGAATTGGCCGGTGCGGTACAGGAAGCGACGGATTTGCTGCGTAAATGCCGCCAGATTTTGCTCGCGACCGAAAAGAATGTGCAAGAGGCCCTTGCGGGGCTCGACGGCGAGACTGAAGCTGGGGCGTAAGAATGGTTGATGTTCCTGCAATGGAAGTTTCGGGGCTTACGGTCAAGTTTCCGATTCGCGGCGGAGTGCTTGGCAAGGTCCAGAAGTATTTTACGGCGGTCGAAAACGTGTCGTTTTCGATGCAGGCCGGGCAAATCCTTTCGATTGTGGGGGAGTCGGGCTGCGGTAAGTCGACTCTAGTGAAGTCGCTTGTCGGGCTTGTGCCCATGGATAGCGGCGAATTTAAGCTTTTTGGCGAAAAAGTGGTAAAAGGCCGGACTGCATCCGGAAAACGGGTCTCGGACTTGGTTCAGATGATTTTCCAGGATCCGTTCAGCAGTCTGAATCCGCGCCAGACGGTGTCTGAAATTCTGACGGCGCCGCTGGTTGCACGCGGAGTGAAGGTTCTTGACGCCGAGGCGCGTGCAAGAGAACTTTTGGAGCGCGTGTCCTTGCCGAAAGAGGCTCTCCAAAAGTTCCCCCACGAGTTCTCGGGGGGCCAGCGGCAGCGCCTGTGCATTGCCCGCAGCCTCATGGTCAAGCCCAAGATTCTTTTGTGCGACGAAGTCACCAGCGCCCTGGATGTATCGGTGCAGGCCCAGATTCTGCACTTGCTCGACGACTTGCGGGGCGAATTCGGGCTCTCGATTCTGTTTATCAGTCACGACATGCAAGTGGTCCGCGCTCTGAGCGACGAGGTCTTGGTCATGTATTTTGGGCACGTGGTGGAACGTGGTGCGGCCGATTCTGTGCTCACTGATCCACAACATGAATACACGAAAAAACTGCTGGCGAGCGTCCCGACCATTCGCCGCGACAGGTAATTTCTATCTTTGCGTGCGAAAAAGAGGTTTTATGTCCGCGAATCCGATTATCGTAGTAGATTACAATGCCGGCAACCTGACTTCGGTGATGAACGCTCTTGCCCACATTGGTGCAGAGGCGAAGTCTAGCCGCGATGCCGATGAAATTGCCAAGGCCACCCGCCTGATTTTCCCGGGCGTAGGTGCTGCCGCCTCTGCCATGGAAACTCTGACCCGCACAGGAATCGGCGATGCCATCAAGGCGGTTGTCAAGGCCGGAAACCCGGTTCTCGGCATTTGCATTGGCTGCCAGATTATTCTCGAAGAAAGCGAAGAAGACGGCGGTGTCAAGACTTTGGGCCTTATCCCCGGCAAGGCCGTGCGCTTCAAGGATGAACCGGGCCTCAAGATCCCGCACATGGGCTGGAACCAGGTGAACTTTACGCGCGAACACCCGATTATGAAGGGTATCAAGAGCGGAAGCGATTTTTATTACGTGCATTCGTACCACCCGGTGGTGCCTGCCGAATACGCTTTTGCCGAAACGACTTACGGCTCGCAGACCTTCCAGGGAATGGTGGGCAAGGATAACTTGGTTGCAACCCAGTTCCACCAGGAAAAGAGTGGAGACGTGGGTCTTGCCATGCTCAAGAACTTCTGCGATTGGAAAGTTTAGTATTACTATATTTCCCCGCAATTGGAGAAAAATATGAAAAGAACGATCGTGATTACTGGCGGTGCAGGCTTCATTGGTAGCCACGTGGTGCGCCTGTTCGTGAACAAGTACCCGGACTACAAGATTATTAATCTTGACAAGCTGACATACGCCGGTAACCTTGCCAACCTCAAGGACATCGAAGACAAGCCGAACTACAAGTTCGTGAAGATGGACATCTGCGACTTTGACGCTTTCTACAAGCTGATGCAGGACGAAAAAGTCGATGGTATCATTCACCTGGCTGCCGAAAGCCATGTGGACCGCTCCATCAAGGACCCGTTCACGTTTGCCAAGACGAACGTCATGGGTACTCTTGCCCTGCTCCAGGCTGCCAAGCTCTACTGGGAAAGCCTCCCGGAAAAGTACGAAGGCAAGCGATTCTATCATATTTCAACCGACGAAGTTTACGGCGCCCTCAAGATGAACCATCCGGAAGGCATTACGCCTCCGTTCACGACTACGGCGTCCAGTTCGGAACACCACCTGGCTTATGGCGACGACTTCTTCTACGAAACCACGAAGTACACGCCGCACAGCCCGTATTCCGCTTCGAAGGCCGGTTCTGACCACTTTGTCCGCGCCTTCCACGACACCTACGGCATGCCGACGATCGTGACGAACTGCAGCAACAACTATGGTCCGTACCAGTTCCCCGAAAAGTTGATTCCGCTGTTTATCAATAACATCCGCCACAAGAAACCGCTCCCGGTTTACGGCAAGGGCGAAAACGTTCGCGACTGGCTCTTTGTGGAAGACCATGCCCGCGCTATCGACGTGATTTTCCATAACGGCAAGATCGCCGAAACCTACAATATCGGCGGCTTCAACGAATGGAAGAACATTGACATTATCAAAGTGGTCATCAAGACTGTCGACAAACTCCTCGGCCGCGCCGAAGGCGAAGACATGAACTTGATCACTTACGTCACTGACCGCCTGGGTCACGATGCCCGCTACGCCATCGATTCCACCAAGCTCCAGAAGGAACTGGGCTGGGAACCGTCGCTGCAATTCGAAGAAGGCATCGAAAAGACCGTGCGCTGGTATTTGGATAACCAGGAATGGCTGGACAACATCACCAGCGGCGACTACGAGAAGTATTACGAAAGTATGTACAAGGGAAAGTAGAACTTAGAATTTAGAACTTAGAACTTAGATTTATTTGTTCGTCTAAGAGCGAAGCGATCTAAGTTCTGCCAACTACCAACTAAACATGTCCAAATTCAATTTCATTAAAACCTCCATCGAGGGCGTGACGATTGTAGAACCGACGGTCTTTGGCGACCATCGCGGCTATTTTATGGAAACTTATAACAAGGCGGAATTCGATGCAGCCGGCTTGGATATGGTTTTCGTACAAGATAACGAATCCCGCAGCAAGAAGGGCGTGCTTCGCGGACTCCACTTCCAAAAGAAGAACCCGCAAGGCAAACTTGTCCGCGTCATCGAAGGAGAAGTCTTCGACGTGGCGGTGGACCTGCGCAAGGGGAGCCCCACGTTCGGCAAGTGGGAAGGTGTCGTGCTTTCTGCCGAAAACAAGAAGCAGTTCTACATTCCCGAAGGCTTTGCCCACGGTTTCGTGGTGCTTAGCGAAACGGCGACGTTCGTGTACAAGTGCACTCGCCTTTACGACCCGAAGGACGAAGGCGGCCTCATGTGGAACGATCCCGAAATCGGCATCGAATGGCCGGTAGGCAACGGTTTTGAACCGCTTCTTTCCGAAAAGGATACCAAGAACCCGGCTCTCAAGGATTTGGGCTTCGCGTTCGAACTGTAGTTCGCAGACGATCACATTTTGTGCTTAAAGAGTCGTCTTTGTACGGCTCTTTTTATTTTATTCTTGTCTCGGTTGTAATAATTTTTTAATTTTTAGATGATGAAACACATTCTCGTTGTATGTACCGGTAATATTTGTCGTAGCCCCACGGGCGAATATTGCCTTAAAAAGGAACTGGGGCCTGATTTTGAAGTGATGAGCGCTGGGCTTGGTGCCTTGGTGGACCATCCGGCACACGAACTCAGCCAAAAGATTGCTCTTGAACATGGTATCGATATGAGCGCACACCGCGCTCGGCAGATTAATCTGGATATTTTGAAGTGGGCGGACCTCATTTTGGTGATGGAAAACGGCCACAAGATGGATTTGTTGCACCGTTATCCGTGGCTTGAAGGCAAGGTGTTCCGTTACGGCGAACCGCAGCGGGTGGATGTACCTGACCCGTATCGCCGTCCCGAAAACGCGTTCGTGCTCGCATGGAATTTTATCTCTAAACTGACCCCGTACTGGGTAGAAAAAATCAAACAAAGCGAAGGCCAGGCATAAGCTGGCCAAAAGGGTTAATTTATGAAGAAAATGAGTTTGGGTCTTGGCCTTATTGCCGCTGCTCTCTTGAGCGGATGCGCACTCGGACCGCAGATGCAGATGTCTCTTCCGGGCGATTCTGCCGAATACAATGGCATGATTGTTCATATTCATGACATTGGCGAAGGCGATTTTGGCACTGCAGTGGCTGCTTCTGGCTCTGACAGCGCTGGTGCCAGTGATTTTGGTGATTTGAAGGAACTGATGGTGGATTCCCTGCCGGAACTGGAATACCGCATTGGACCTCTGGACATGGTTCAGGTCGTGGTGTGGGAACATCCGGAATTGACTTCCCCGATGGGTCAGTACCAGCCGGCTGGTCAGAAGGTGACTACCGATGGTAAGCTTTTCTACCCCTATGCCGGTGAACTCCAGGCTGCAGGTCTTACCGCCCAGGAACTCCGTGCCGAAATTACCAAGCGCCTTTCTGACAAGATCTTGAACGATCCGCAGGTCGATGTTCGCGTGACGGGTTACCATAGCCGCAAGATGTCTATCTCCGGTGCCGTTTCAAAGCCGGGTTACGTCTCGTTCAATGAAAATCCGATGACGCTCCCCGATGCGATTGCCGGAGTGGGCGGCTTCTCCAAGGAAGCAGACCCGTCGCTCATGCAGCTTCGCCGTGGCGACAAGGTTTATACTATTAACTACCTCGATGCATTCAAGGCCAATTTGCCGCTCGAACGCATCGTAATCAAGCCGGATGATCAGATTTTTGTTCCCTCTCTCTCTGAAACCCAGAAAGACCAGAAGGCCTACATTATGGGTGAAGTCGGCAGACCGGGCCTGATCAACATCTATAACGGAAAGCTGACCCTTGCCGAAGCCTTGGCTTCTGCCGGCGGTCTGCAGGCTCTGAACGCTACCGCTCGCGGCATTTACGTTATCCGTAATACCTCTGACAAGCAGATCGATGTGTTCCAGCTGAACGCAAAGAACGCTATGGCTTTGGCTATGGCAGATCGCTTCCAGTTGAGTGCACGCGATGTCGTGTACGTCGACGCTTCCGAACTCGCAACTTGGAACCGCCTCGTCAGCTTGATCTTCCCGTCTGTTAACATGGTTTACTATGGCGCTTTGGCTGCTCATAACGTCCATGTGGTTAAGGACGACTATACTCCGGATTCCGGCAAATAAGGCTGCGTAGACTATGATTAACTTGATTCTTTGTGGTGGTAGCGGCACGCGCCTTTGGCCCGTGAGCCGCTCCCTGATGCCCAAGCAGTTCGCGCCGCTTTTTGACGGACAGTCCCTTTTTAGAAAGACTGTTGTCACGAATTCCGCCGTTTGCGAATCGCAGTTCATTGTTTCTAATGCCGACCAGTTCTTCTTGGCCAAGGACCAGCTCGAAACGGAAGGCATGACGGGTAGCAAGTTCCTTTTGGAACCTGTGGGCCGTAACACCGCCCCGGCTATCGCCCTTGCTTGCCTGACCATGAATCCGGAAACGGTCGTTCTCGTGTCTCCGTCTGACCACGTGATTCGCAAGAAAGACGAATACAAGAAGGTTTTGCTCCGCGCCCAGGAACTTGCCGAAGCCGGCAATCTGGTGACCTTCGGCATTACGCCGACGAGCCCTGAAACGGGCTATGGCTACATCGAAGCCGATGGCGAAAATGTGAAGCGCTTTGTCGAAAAGCCGGACCGCGCCACCGCCGAAAAGTACCTGCTCTCCGGCAACTTCTACTGGAACAGCGGTATCTTCTGCTTCAAGGCGAAGACTTTCCTTGCCGAAC encodes the following:
- the xseB gene encoding exodeoxyribonuclease VII small subunit — translated: MSTENFEYKTAMERLENILERIDNSEMEIDELAGAVQEATDLLRKCRQILLATEKNVQEALAGLDGETEAGA
- a CDS encoding ATP-binding cassette domain-containing protein; this encodes MVDVPAMEVSGLTVKFPIRGGVLGKVQKYFTAVENVSFSMQAGQILSIVGESGCGKSTLVKSLVGLVPMDSGEFKLFGEKVVKGRTASGKRVSDLVQMIFQDPFSSLNPRQTVSEILTAPLVARGVKVLDAEARARELLERVSLPKEALQKFPHEFSGGQRQRLCIARSLMVKPKILLCDEVTSALDVSVQAQILHLLDDLRGEFGLSILFISHDMQVVRALSDEVLVMYFGHVVERGAADSVLTDPQHEYTKKLLASVPTIRRDR
- the hisH gene encoding imidazole glycerol phosphate synthase subunit HisH; translation: MSANPIIVVDYNAGNLTSVMNALAHIGAEAKSSRDADEIAKATRLIFPGVGAAASAMETLTRTGIGDAIKAVVKAGNPVLGICIGCQIILEESEEDGGVKTLGLIPGKAVRFKDEPGLKIPHMGWNQVNFTREHPIMKGIKSGSDFYYVHSYHPVVPAEYAFAETTYGSQTFQGMVGKDNLVATQFHQEKSGDVGLAMLKNFCDWKV
- a CDS encoding dTDP-glucose 4,6-dehydratase, whose translation is MKRTIVITGGAGFIGSHVVRLFVNKYPDYKIINLDKLTYAGNLANLKDIEDKPNYKFVKMDICDFDAFYKLMQDEKVDGIIHLAAESHVDRSIKDPFTFAKTNVMGTLALLQAAKLYWESLPEKYEGKRFYHISTDEVYGALKMNHPEGITPPFTTTASSSEHHLAYGDDFFYETTKYTPHSPYSASKAGSDHFVRAFHDTYGMPTIVTNCSNNYGPYQFPEKLIPLFINNIRHKKPLPVYGKGENVRDWLFVEDHARAIDVIFHNGKIAETYNIGGFNEWKNIDIIKVVIKTVDKLLGRAEGEDMNLITYVTDRLGHDARYAIDSTKLQKELGWEPSLQFEEGIEKTVRWYLDNQEWLDNITSGDYEKYYESMYKGK
- the rfbC gene encoding dTDP-4-dehydrorhamnose 3,5-epimerase, with amino-acid sequence MSKFNFIKTSIEGVTIVEPTVFGDHRGYFMETYNKAEFDAAGLDMVFVQDNESRSKKGVLRGLHFQKKNPQGKLVRVIEGEVFDVAVDLRKGSPTFGKWEGVVLSAENKKQFYIPEGFAHGFVVLSETATFVYKCTRLYDPKDEGGLMWNDPEIGIEWPVGNGFEPLLSEKDTKNPALKDLGFAFEL
- a CDS encoding low molecular weight protein-tyrosine-phosphatase, with the translated sequence MKHILVVCTGNICRSPTGEYCLKKELGPDFEVMSAGLGALVDHPAHELSQKIALEHGIDMSAHRARQINLDILKWADLILVMENGHKMDLLHRYPWLEGKVFRYGEPQRVDVPDPYRRPENAFVLAWNFISKLTPYWVEKIKQSEGQA
- a CDS encoding polysaccharide biosynthesis/export family protein, which gives rise to MKKMSLGLGLIAAALLSGCALGPQMQMSLPGDSAEYNGMIVHIHDIGEGDFGTAVAASGSDSAGASDFGDLKELMVDSLPELEYRIGPLDMVQVVVWEHPELTSPMGQYQPAGQKVTTDGKLFYPYAGELQAAGLTAQELRAEITKRLSDKILNDPQVDVRVTGYHSRKMSISGAVSKPGYVSFNENPMTLPDAIAGVGGFSKEADPSLMQLRRGDKVYTINYLDAFKANLPLERIVIKPDDQIFVPSLSETQKDQKAYIMGEVGRPGLINIYNGKLTLAEALASAGGLQALNATARGIYVIRNTSDKQIDVFQLNAKNAMALAMADRFQLSARDVVYVDASELATWNRLVSLIFPSVNMVYYGALAAHNVHVVKDDYTPDSGK